The following coding sequences lie in one Capsicum annuum cultivar UCD-10X-F1 chromosome 5, UCD10Xv1.1, whole genome shotgun sequence genomic window:
- the LOC107871859 gene encoding zinc finger BED domain-containing protein RICESLEEPER 2-like: MGTNWMNGDHLHVRCMTYIINLFIQDSLKESFMSIERVRHAVRYVRQSPARLKRFQKSCDDEQLSYKKSFCLDIPTRWNSTYLMLSGAVEFKNAFTNYASREIVLRHYLENSYIEVGVTSSDLLSSDWVQVKRITKFLKFVYLLTLKISGSLYVTSNIHFLEICVVAVYLNQLIASEDTDLSNMERKMKEKFDKYWGSQVSAKGTGPLDSLIQDLQKSKALNRGVDSRTELDKYFGEETEDDTKEFKILLWWKMNATRFSTLSKMACDVLAVPVSSVAFESAFST; encoded by the exons ATGGGAACTAATTGGATGAATGGTGATCACCTCCATGTGAGGTGTATGACGTATATTATTAACCTCTTTATTCAGGATAGTTTGAAAGAAAGTTTTATGTCTATTGAACGTGTTAGACATGCAGTGAGATATGTTAGGCAATCTCCTGCAAGGTTGAAAAGGTTTCAAAAAAGCTGTGATGATGAACAACTTAGTTACAAAAAATCATTTTGCTTAGATATTCCAACTAGATGGAACTCCACCTACCTAATGTTGAGTGGGGCTGTTGAATTTAAGAATGCATTTACAAATTATGCTTCTCGTGAAATTGTCCTAAGACATTATCTTGAGAATTCTTATATTGAAGTTGGAGTAACTTCTAGTGATCTTTTGAGTAGTGATTGGGTGCAGGTGAAAAGAattacaaaatttcttaaatttgttTATCTTCTCACTTTGAAAATATCTGGATCACTTTACGTTACATCTAATattcattttcttgaaatttgtgTTGTTGCTGTTTATTTGAATCAATTGATTGCAAGTGAAGATACTGATTTAAGTAATATGGAGAGGAAGATGAAAGAAAAATTTGACAAGTATTGGG GCAGTCAAGTAAGTGCTAAAGGTACAGGACCTTTAGATTCACTCATACAAGATCTACAGAAATCTAAAGCTTTGAATAGAGGTGTAGATTCTAGAACAGAGTTAGATaaatattttggagaagaaaCTGAAGATGATactaaagaatttaaaattctGCTCTGGTGGAAAATGAATGCAACAAGATTTTCTACTCTTTCTAAGATGGCTTGTGATGTATTAGCTGTTCCTGTTTCAAGTGTTGCATTTGAATCTGCGTTTAGTACATGA